In one Lycium barbarum isolate Lr01 chromosome 7, ASM1917538v2, whole genome shotgun sequence genomic region, the following are encoded:
- the LOC132602447 gene encoding protein LURP-one-related 4-like, with amino-acid sequence MAKIYPETLHNSSPSFSSPYMMSTRETFTIWMKSLVFHGNGCTVFNSKGEIVFRVDNYQEKNSNEVFLMDLFGKVLFSIKKEKLRLFGRWSGYLSAGFKGKPWFQVRRSWKFSRRDVICNVNLGCEETVGSCYRIQQTDKKSSFRVSNSAGQLVAQVKQKQSSKGFGYGDDVLTLEVEPYVDCSFIVALVTICGLIKRRL; translated from the exons ATGGCCAAAATTTATCCAGAAACACTACATAACTCTTCTCCTTCGTTTTCCTCTCCTTATATGATGTCCACAAGAGAAACGTTTACTATATGGATGAAATCCCTAGTGTTCCATGGCAATGGATGTACTGTATTTAATTCTAAAGGTGAAATTGTTTTTAGAGTTGACAACTACCAAGAAAAAAATAGCAATGAAGTCTTTCTCATGGATCTTTTTGGAAAAGTTCTCTTCTCCATTAAAAAAGAG AAACTTAGACTTTTTGGTCGATGGAGTGGATATTTAAGTGCTGGATTTAAAGGGAAACCATGGTTTCAAGTGAGAAGGAGTTGGAAGTTTTCAAGACGAGATGTTATTTGTAATGTAAATTTGGGGTGTGAAGAAACTGTAGGAAGCTGCTACAGGATTCAACAAACTGACAAAAAGTCATCATTTAGAGTCTCAAATAGTGCTGGTCAACTTGTTGCACAG GTTAAACAAAAGCAGTCATCAAAAGGATTTGGCTATGGTGATGATGTGCTAACTCTGGAAGTGGAACCTTATGTAGATTGCTCGTTTATCGTGGCTCTTGTGACAATATGCGGTTTAATTAAACGCAGATTATAA